From the Catenulispora sp. GP43 genome, one window contains:
- a CDS encoding sigma-70 family RNA polymerase sigma factor: MVTETDANLVSAAAAGDPAALERLVSDYLPLVYNIVGRALPVAADVDDVVQETMLRVVRSLPTLRDPRVFRSWLVAVAMNQVRDHVRAYHGRPRPLDEAPELADPGADFADLTLTELGLTGQRREVAMATAWLDDDDRELLSLWWLVEAGHLTRGDLVSALGLEPHHVTVRIARMKGQLETSRAVVRALCAVPICLELSDLAMNWHGRPEPLWRKRFARHVRQCPTCAGLATDFVPAERLLVRLPLIPLPFGLAEAVHRAVPSAFHPGAATAQLPPSGGHGPGLSTSHRRIPRAGARSAATHFAAKAAVALAATGAIIGAVVVTTGATDSKADSGPGSTSTSLNAGDGSSSSGAAASPTPSGSVSSVAGSTSSVSPSPRSDSAKSVPSTSKSTMKPPSQSAASSSLSQSSNTSSSKPSSSSAPAGSSLSDPASQVLAVINQARAGQGLPPLTVSAGLNKSAAAHTSVMASGCGLSHQCPGEPALGDRETAAGVSWSAAGENIGDGGPVSDTNSAIASMAVGLTNSMLAEQPPDDGHRRNILSTSYHHIGISVFRDSSGTVWMTQDFSD; this comes from the coding sequence ATGGTGACGGAAACTGACGCGAATCTGGTGTCAGCGGCGGCGGCCGGGGACCCGGCCGCCTTGGAGCGTCTGGTCTCCGACTATCTGCCGCTGGTCTACAACATCGTGGGGCGTGCGCTTCCGGTGGCGGCCGATGTCGACGACGTCGTGCAGGAGACCATGCTGCGCGTCGTGCGGAGCCTGCCGACGCTGCGCGACCCGCGGGTGTTCCGGTCGTGGCTGGTCGCGGTGGCGATGAACCAGGTGCGCGACCATGTGCGGGCCTACCACGGCCGGCCGCGGCCGCTGGACGAGGCGCCGGAGTTGGCCGATCCGGGGGCGGACTTCGCGGATCTGACGCTCACCGAGCTCGGCCTGACCGGGCAGCGGCGCGAGGTCGCGATGGCCACGGCGTGGCTGGACGACGACGACCGGGAGCTGCTCTCGCTGTGGTGGCTCGTCGAGGCGGGGCATCTGACGCGCGGGGACCTGGTCAGCGCGCTCGGCCTGGAGCCGCATCACGTCACCGTGCGGATCGCGCGGATGAAGGGGCAACTGGAGACGTCGCGGGCGGTGGTGCGCGCGCTGTGCGCCGTCCCGATCTGCCTGGAGCTCTCCGACCTCGCCATGAACTGGCACGGCCGCCCCGAGCCCTTGTGGCGCAAGCGGTTCGCGCGGCACGTGCGCCAGTGCCCGACGTGCGCGGGGCTGGCGACGGACTTTGTCCCGGCCGAGCGTCTGCTGGTCCGCCTGCCGCTGATCCCGCTGCCGTTCGGCCTGGCCGAGGCCGTCCACCGCGCGGTGCCCTCCGCCTTCCACCCCGGCGCGGCAACCGCGCAGCTGCCGCCGTCGGGCGGTCACGGACCGGGGCTGTCCACCTCGCACCGCCGAATACCCAGGGCCGGTGCCCGCTCCGCCGCCACGCACTTCGCCGCGAAGGCAGCCGTCGCCCTGGCCGCGACCGGGGCGATCATCGGCGCCGTGGTGGTGACGACCGGGGCCACCGACTCCAAGGCCGATTCCGGGCCCGGCAGCACCTCCACTTCGCTCAACGCCGGCGACGGAAGCTCCTCCTCGGGGGCCGCTGCCAGCCCGACGCCCTCGGGTTCCGTAAGCTCGGTAGCCGGATCGACCTCCTCGGTCTCGCCCTCGCCCCGCTCCGACTCCGCCAAGTCGGTCCCGAGCACTTCGAAGAGCACGATGAAGCCCCCCTCGCAGTCCGCGGCCAGCTCGTCCTTGTCGCAGAGTTCCAACACCTCGAGCAGTAAGCCGTCCTCCTCGTCGGCCCCGGCCGGCTCGTCCCTGTCCGACCCGGCCAGCCAGGTGCTGGCCGTGATCAACCAGGCCCGCGCCGGCCAGGGCCTGCCGCCGCTGACCGTCAGCGCCGGCTTGAACAAGAGCGCGGCAGCCCACACCTCGGTCATGGCGTCGGGCTGCGGCCTGTCCCACCAGTGCCCGGGGGAGCCGGCGCTCGGCGACCGCGAGACCGCCGCGGGCGTGTCGTGGTCCGCGGCCGGCGAGAACATCGGCGACGGCGGTCCGGTGTCGGACACGAACTCCGCCATCGCCTCCATGGCGGTCGGCCTGACCAACAGCATGCTCGCCGAGCAGCCGCCGGACGACGGCCACCGTCGCAACATCCTGAGCACCAGCTACCACCACATCGGGATATCGGTGTTCCGGGACAGCAGCGGCACGGTCTGGATGACGCAGGATTTCTCGGACTGA
- a CDS encoding fructosamine kinase family protein produces MRTDETDAGDQWTDELLPPGVQALRREPLTGGMAHTAWRVALSEGREAVVKGGRSVPDGFFGQEAESLSALRDIGGLPTPEILHVGPKSLVLEALKSELPDTPQFWEAAGRAIAALHSHGSDRHGWHSDGMLGLLPQENSWDEDGHRFFAEHRVLRYLREPKVEAALGTEDLQGLERICERLPSLLPAAPAALLHGDLWRANIIATFDDAPVFIDPAVYYGWPEIDVSMMYCTGGVPEEFFAAYYEVRPSVGEWRERMAVLNLREWLCMIAHFGANDKAVTGIREVIKRFS; encoded by the coding sequence ATGCGGACCGACGAGACCGATGCCGGCGACCAGTGGACCGATGAGCTGCTCCCGCCAGGCGTTCAAGCCCTCCGGCGAGAGCCTCTGACCGGAGGCATGGCCCACACCGCCTGGCGGGTCGCGTTGTCCGAAGGCCGCGAGGCGGTGGTGAAAGGCGGCCGCTCGGTGCCCGACGGTTTTTTCGGACAGGAGGCCGAAAGCCTGTCGGCGCTGCGGGACATCGGCGGACTGCCCACTCCCGAGATCCTGCACGTCGGCCCCAAGTCGCTGGTCCTGGAGGCCCTGAAGTCCGAACTCCCCGACACCCCGCAGTTCTGGGAAGCCGCCGGCCGCGCCATCGCCGCGCTGCACAGCCACGGGTCGGACCGTCATGGCTGGCACTCCGACGGCATGCTGGGCCTCCTGCCGCAGGAGAACTCCTGGGACGAGGACGGCCACCGGTTCTTCGCCGAGCACCGGGTCCTGCGCTACTTGCGTGAGCCGAAGGTGGAAGCGGCCCTCGGAACCGAGGATCTACAAGGGCTGGAGCGCATATGCGAGCGCCTTCCCAGTCTGTTGCCGGCGGCTCCCGCGGCCTTGCTCCACGGCGACCTGTGGCGCGCGAACATCATCGCGACCTTCGACGACGCGCCGGTCTTCATCGACCCGGCCGTCTACTACGGCTGGCCTGAGATCGACGTGAGCATGATGTACTGCACCGGCGGTGTGCCGGAGGAGTTCTTCGCCGCGTACTACGAGGTGCGTCCGTCGGTGGGGGAGTGGCGCGAGCGGATGGCGGTGCTGAACCTCCGCGAGTGGTTGTGCATGATCGCGCACTTCGGGGCGAACGACAAAGCGGTGACGGGTATCCGCGAAGTGATCAAGCGCTTCTCATAG
- a CDS encoding TetR-like C-terminal domain-containing protein, protein MSPQENPDQPPKAPPLRRRGEPMRRAVFAVVVRLLTEQGPQAVTMAGVAAAAGVHESSLYRQFGTPEKLIYEAATQYSDEALPPQPAGDDIAEDLRSTMRALIDYLNTPQGSALVRLSALSVSPEFDQERTAYWHNRWDRSADIVRHGIETGQLRADTDPTLVVDAIAGPVLARLALFNEVMRMDDAMRLVDQVLRGIRAL, encoded by the coding sequence GTGAGCCCGCAGGAGAACCCCGACCAGCCGCCGAAGGCGCCGCCGCTGCGCCGCCGAGGCGAACCGATGCGCCGTGCGGTCTTCGCGGTGGTGGTGCGGCTGCTGACCGAGCAGGGCCCGCAAGCGGTGACGATGGCCGGCGTCGCGGCGGCGGCCGGCGTCCACGAGAGCTCGCTGTACCGGCAGTTCGGCACGCCGGAGAAGCTGATCTACGAGGCCGCCACCCAATACTCCGACGAAGCCCTGCCGCCCCAGCCGGCCGGCGACGACATCGCCGAGGACCTGCGCTCGACCATGCGGGCCCTGATCGATTACCTGAACACGCCGCAGGGCTCGGCCTTGGTCCGGCTCAGCGCCCTGTCGGTGTCGCCGGAGTTCGATCAGGAGCGCACCGCGTACTGGCACAACCGGTGGGACCGGTCGGCGGACATCGTGCGGCACGGGATCGAAACCGGCCAGCTGCGCGCGGACACCGATCCGACGCTCGTGGTCGACGCCATCGCCGGTCCGGTATTGGCCCGGCTGGCCTTGTTCAACGAGGTGATGCGGATGGACGACGCCATGCGGTTGGTGGATCAGGTACTACGCGGGATCCGGGCGCTATGA
- a CDS encoding zinc-binding dehydrogenase produces the protein MATMRAARLNLSTGTLSVEDVEKPAPGTGEVLVKVEAAGVCLSDVHLVRGYFAKPRLLVGDTVTLGHETAGTVAEVGPAVTAWKPGDRVVLQAGEIRDGQVWTRGVDYDGGWAEYALARQDTLVALPDAIPFEQGAIIPDAVSTPWGAITTTAHVGPAQSVGVWGIGGLGAHGVQLLRAIGACPIIAIDPSPAARERALAFGADLALDSADPDLRAAIRDATGGAGLEFAFDFAGVTPVREQALKVLAPGGKLVLVGLSGQPITIENSTKFQSAQFQLLGHYGSPQEAVGQLIRLEAAGRLDFARSISGVMGLEEAVEAVERLEKKVGDPIRIVLRPGG, from the coding sequence ATGGCGACCATGCGTGCCGCACGTCTGAACCTGTCCACCGGGACGCTGAGCGTCGAGGACGTCGAGAAGCCGGCGCCGGGGACCGGCGAGGTGCTGGTCAAGGTCGAGGCGGCGGGCGTCTGCCTGTCGGACGTCCACCTGGTCCGCGGCTACTTCGCCAAGCCCCGGCTGCTGGTCGGCGACACCGTCACCCTCGGGCACGAGACCGCCGGCACGGTCGCCGAGGTCGGGCCGGCGGTCACCGCCTGGAAGCCGGGCGACCGCGTGGTGCTGCAGGCCGGCGAGATCCGCGACGGCCAGGTGTGGACCCGCGGCGTCGACTACGACGGCGGCTGGGCCGAGTACGCGCTCGCGCGCCAGGACACGCTGGTCGCGCTGCCGGACGCCATCCCCTTCGAGCAGGGCGCGATCATCCCGGACGCGGTGTCGACGCCGTGGGGCGCGATCACCACGACCGCGCACGTCGGCCCGGCACAGTCGGTCGGCGTGTGGGGCATCGGCGGGCTCGGCGCGCACGGCGTCCAACTGCTGCGCGCGATCGGCGCCTGCCCGATCATCGCGATCGACCCCTCGCCGGCCGCCCGGGAGCGTGCCCTGGCTTTCGGCGCGGACCTGGCGCTGGACTCCGCCGACCCGGACCTGCGGGCCGCGATCCGCGACGCGACCGGCGGCGCCGGGCTGGAGTTCGCGTTCGACTTCGCCGGGGTGACGCCGGTGCGGGAGCAGGCGCTGAAGGTGCTGGCGCCGGGCGGGAAGCTGGTGCTGGTCGGCCTGAGCGGCCAGCCGATCACGATCGAGAACAGCACCAAGTTCCAGTCCGCGCAGTTCCAGTTGTTGGGCCACTACGGTTCGCCGCAGGAGGCGGTCGGGCAGTTGATCCGGCTGGAGGCCGCCGGGCGGCTGGACTTCGCGCGGTCGATCTCCGGGGTCATGGGGCTGGAGGAGGCCGTCGAGGCGGTCGAGCGGCTGGAGAAGAAGGTCGGGGATCCCATTCGGATCGTGCTGCGCCCCGGTGGGTAG
- a CDS encoding YdcF family protein: protein MFVNSVMRDPRGFRNAVFLGLTLSFLGLGLLLGVTHTSGDGRMLAVVSVALLPVLGLVALVTFLILNGMTMLRKEGRTVANLLSLACGVGIIALLLLLVAALVARHHVLTALAAASVLVVCYLAFLFFCYLTYGFLYRRMPIRRPPDFVVILGAGLMGGKRVSPLLASRLERGRAVYEALDPQFGPMLIVSGGKGTDERLSEAEAMANYLVESGFPADRILKEDQSSTTEENLLFSAALMRENRPEGYRCVVVTNDFHSYRAALIARDLGVPAQVVGSPTAAYFLPSATIREFIAVFVRYWKVNVPICAFLAAPSLVMLAR from the coding sequence ATGTTCGTCAATTCGGTGATGCGCGACCCGCGCGGGTTCCGCAATGCGGTGTTTCTCGGGCTGACGCTGTCCTTCTTGGGGCTGGGTCTGCTTCTCGGGGTGACACATACCTCCGGCGACGGACGGATGCTGGCCGTCGTGTCGGTGGCTCTGCTGCCGGTGCTGGGTCTGGTGGCGCTGGTGACGTTCCTGATCCTCAACGGCATGACGATGCTGCGCAAAGAGGGACGGACAGTGGCCAACCTGCTTTCCCTCGCTTGTGGGGTCGGCATTATCGCGTTGCTGCTCTTGTTGGTGGCGGCGCTGGTGGCCCGGCATCACGTGCTGACGGCCTTGGCCGCCGCCTCGGTGCTCGTGGTCTGCTACCTCGCTTTCTTGTTCTTCTGCTACCTCACCTATGGGTTCCTCTATAGGCGGATGCCGATCCGGCGCCCTCCCGATTTCGTGGTGATCCTCGGCGCCGGTCTGATGGGTGGGAAGCGGGTGTCGCCGCTGTTGGCGAGTCGGCTGGAGCGCGGCCGCGCCGTGTACGAAGCCCTTGATCCGCAATTCGGTCCGATGCTCATCGTCTCCGGCGGCAAGGGGACGGACGAGCGGCTCTCCGAAGCCGAAGCGATGGCGAACTACTTGGTGGAGTCTGGGTTCCCGGCCGATCGGATCCTCAAAGAGGACCAGTCGAGTACCACGGAGGAGAACCTTCTCTTTAGCGCCGCGCTTATGAGGGAGAACCGGCCTGAGGGGTATCGCTGTGTGGTCGTCACGAACGATTTCCACAGTTACCGCGCGGCGTTGATCGCGCGGGACCTCGGAGTTCCCGCGCAGGTGGTGGGATCGCCGACCGCCGCGTACTTCCTGCCGAGTGCCACCATCCGCGAGTTCATCGCTGTGTTCGTGCGCTACTGGAAGGTGAACGTGCCGATCTGTGCGTTCCTCGCGGCGCCGTCCTTGGTGATGCTCGCGCGTTGA
- a CDS encoding PolC-type DNA polymerase III: protein MNGYAVVDVETSGFQPPIAEIVEVAIVHVDVTGQVTGSWDSLLRPEGGVGATRVHGITREMVEPAPRFEDVGLELHGLLADRVVVAHNLAFDAKFLVTQFARIGVHSPEIAGGACTLRTSQAMLPGPSYKLLDCCQAVGVELTDAHSALGDALATARLLGFFLRRGVNVGGMAVRPQAAVPQPRAELGELFLSRSH, encoded by the coding sequence GTGAACGGATACGCAGTAGTCGATGTCGAGACCTCCGGGTTCCAGCCTCCGATCGCGGAGATCGTGGAGGTCGCGATCGTGCATGTGGACGTCACCGGGCAGGTGACGGGCAGTTGGGACAGCCTGCTGCGACCGGAGGGCGGGGTCGGGGCGACGCGGGTGCACGGGATCACCCGCGAGATGGTGGAGCCGGCGCCGCGTTTCGAGGACGTCGGCCTGGAGCTGCACGGGCTGCTCGCGGACCGGGTCGTGGTCGCGCACAATCTGGCGTTCGACGCCAAGTTCCTGGTGACGCAGTTCGCGCGGATCGGCGTGCACTCGCCGGAGATCGCCGGCGGCGCGTGCACGCTGCGGACGTCGCAGGCGATGCTGCCGGGGCCCTCGTACAAGCTGCTGGACTGCTGCCAGGCGGTCGGGGTCGAGCTGACCGACGCGCACAGCGCGCTCGGCGACGCGCTGGCGACGGCCCGGCTGCTCGGATTCTTCCTGCGGCGCGGGGTCAACGTCGGCGGCATGGCGGTCCGCCCGCAGGCGGCGGTCCCGCAGCCCCGAGCCGAGCTCGGCGAGCTGTTCCTGTCCAGGTCACACTAG